Proteins encoded in a region of the Chryseobacterium piperi genome:
- a CDS encoding DUF2851 family protein, which translates to MTEKLLQYLWNFKVFKNFDFKDIEGNPVDIINFGQWNTNAGPDFLHATIKVNSITLNGHIELHTRASDWIFHHHSHDPNYQNIILHVVYENDMEIEELNSRNIPTLELKNFIDEKILWKYEKLVDESQFIPCESIFIKDNIPINFHEENVLKKLDAKSMELEQSLEQSKNNFEAVLFHSLAYSFGLKVNALLFKQIAESIDFTIINKLRQNRTQLESLLFGICDWLEDPQDEQMVLWKREFDFVRRKYNIPDLKFHPKFSRLRPPNFPTIRISQLAGLYHEHQNLFSKIILSKKIEEIFDLFREIKASDYWNDHFNFGKISAVSQPKMFSKEFIELLILNTVLPFKYTYHKYHNEEIADEILEFYRGLTPEKNSIISSWKKLGVEITDSLTTQSLIYHFKNCCEEKNCLNCGIGFKLLKDSSNA; encoded by the coding sequence ATGACGGAAAAATTACTTCAATATCTTTGGAACTTTAAGGTTTTCAAAAATTTTGACTTCAAGGATATTGAAGGAAATCCCGTTGATATCATAAATTTCGGACAATGGAATACCAATGCCGGACCGGATTTCCTACACGCAACCATCAAAGTTAATTCTATTACTTTAAATGGTCATATTGAGCTCCATACCAGGGCTTCCGATTGGATTTTCCATCATCATTCCCACGATCCCAATTATCAAAATATAATTCTGCATGTTGTTTATGAAAATGATATGGAGATTGAAGAGCTTAATTCCAGAAATATTCCAACACTGGAGTTAAAGAATTTTATTGATGAAAAGATCCTATGGAAATATGAAAAGCTAGTCGATGAAAGCCAGTTTATTCCATGTGAAAGCATATTTATTAAAGATAATATTCCAATCAACTTTCACGAAGAAAATGTTTTAAAAAAGCTGGATGCTAAATCGATGGAGCTGGAACAAAGTTTAGAACAGTCTAAAAATAATTTTGAAGCAGTTTTATTCCACAGTCTCGCCTACTCTTTTGGACTTAAAGTCAATGCATTGCTTTTTAAACAGATTGCAGAAAGTATTGATTTTACAATCATCAATAAACTCCGGCAAAACAGAACCCAGCTTGAAAGTTTACTCTTTGGGATCTGCGATTGGTTGGAAGATCCGCAGGATGAACAAATGGTACTTTGGAAAAGGGAATTTGATTTTGTAAGAAGAAAATATAACATCCCGGATTTAAAATTTCATCCTAAGTTTTCAAGATTAAGACCTCCTAATTTTCCAACCATCCGTATTTCTCAACTGGCCGGTCTGTATCATGAGCATCAGAATTTATTTTCAAAAATTATTCTTTCAAAAAAAATTGAAGAGATCTTTGATCTATTCCGGGAGATAAAAGCTTCAGACTATTGGAATGATCATTTTAATTTCGGAAAGATATCAGCTGTCAGCCAGCCTAAAATGTTCAGTAAGGAATTTATTGAATTGCTTATTTTAAATACTGTTCTCCCTTTCAAATACACCTACCATAAATATCATAACGAAGAAATAGCTGATGAGATTCTGGAGTTTTATAGAGGACTTACTCCCGAAAAAAATTCGATTATTTCTTCCTGGAAAAAACTTGGAGTAGAGATAACCGATTCACTAACCACACAAAGTCTTATTTATCATTTCAAAAACTGCTGTGAAGAAAAAAATTGCTTAAATTGCGGGATTGGATTTAAACTTTTAAAAGATTCTTCAAATGCTTGA
- a CDS encoding carboxypeptidase-like regulatory domain-containing protein, with translation MKGVLLLILLLVGEAFYSQQMVRGRITDDNDINLPAVTVVNMSTDKKTYTNSLGEFSIEASENDELRFVRSGYERASKRVLLGNNNPLLFVILVKIPEDIEEVTVKKLSGDLTKDSRSVATLDKGELVKQAVGLPQPIGKMRAKPAEVKKVLLPVLLGSLDVQGTYDLISGRARRQKREYRYDDLQEHIAWVRKRVEDDYFTDAGIPSERISEFIEFSFSFKPQVRTYVRAKNLSGVLLKLEEIIPVFRERLKISKP, from the coding sequence ATGAAAGGGGTTCTGTTATTGATTTTATTATTGGTAGGAGAGGCTTTTTATTCTCAACAAATGGTAAGAGGAAGAATCACAGATGATAATGATATTAATTTGCCTGCGGTTACAGTAGTGAATATGTCTACAGATAAGAAAACATACACTAACTCTTTAGGTGAATTCTCTATTGAAGCCTCAGAAAATGATGAATTGAGATTTGTAAGATCAGGCTACGAAAGGGCCTCGAAAAGAGTGCTGCTAGGAAATAATAATCCTCTATTATTTGTTATTCTGGTGAAAATACCTGAAGATATAGAAGAAGTTACCGTAAAAAAGCTATCTGGTGATCTGACAAAAGATTCCAGAAGTGTGGCAACATTAGATAAAGGAGAACTTGTTAAGCAGGCTGTCGGACTTCCACAACCTATAGGAAAAATGAGAGCAAAGCCGGCAGAAGTAAAGAAAGTTTTACTTCCGGTACTTTTAGGCTCTCTGGACGTTCAGGGAACATATGATTTGATTAGTGGAAGAGCAAGAAGGCAAAAGCGTGAATATAGGTACGATGATTTGCAGGAGCATATTGCATGGGTGCGAAAAAGGGTAGAAGATGATTACTTTACGGATGCAGGAATTCCTTCAGAAAGAATCTCAGAATTTATTGAGTTTTCTTTTTCCTTCAAGCCTCAGGTACGAACTTATGTGAGAGCAAAAAACTTATCGGGAGTTTTGTTGAAACTCGAAGAAATAATACCTGTATTCAGAGAAAGACTGAAAATATCTAAGCCCTAG
- a CDS encoding GNAT family N-acetyltransferase, protein MEFLLITSPEDYRIKDIYHSYSSTFPEEEIRDWDQFIKLFTNPHAKVISVLHESKPIGYLIIWELSHYIFVEHFEVFAEFRNQKLGSHITGYLFKNYSRIILEIEPADAGEDAKRRYSFYQKNGFSLVDEMYVQPSYGEGKKSLNLWLLANYSPENIKEIKDEIYNIVYH, encoded by the coding sequence ATGGAATTTTTACTTATTACCTCACCTGAGGACTATAGAATAAAAGATATTTATCATTCCTACTCCTCTACTTTTCCTGAAGAAGAAATAAGGGATTGGGATCAGTTTATTAAATTATTTACAAACCCACATGCAAAGGTGATTTCTGTATTACATGAATCAAAACCCATTGGCTACCTCATCATTTGGGAACTGAGCCATTATATTTTCGTAGAGCATTTTGAAGTTTTCGCCGAATTCAGAAACCAGAAACTGGGATCTCATATTACCGGCTATCTCTTTAAAAATTATTCAAGAATAATTTTGGAAATTGAACCGGCTGATGCAGGAGAAGATGCTAAAAGACGGTATTCTTTTTATCAGAAAAATGGGTTCAGCTTAGTCGATGAAATGTATGTACAGCCTAGCTATGGCGAAGGAAAGAAATCTCTAAACCTCTGGCTATTGGCTAATTATTCGCCAGAAAACATCAAAGAGATTAAAGATGAAATTTATAACATTGTCTACCATTAA
- a CDS encoding IS5 family transposase, with protein sequence MYPTDLTQTQWQFIKKALDFDDRKRKYDLVVIWNAISYLVKTGCQWRLLPHDFPKWQLVYYYYSKWSNLEIFDLLLSKLREEVRRNRGQKAQASLGIIDSQSVRWGNNRSLNGFDGGKKIKGIKRHVVVDKNGFLLAVMVSVANVHESKAALLLIKTLRYLLIPLQVILADGGYRGEIIEEIRIKFNYIIQIVMRSDKKVKGFEPIHKRWIIERTFAWFDNDRRLCRNYELLMESSENMVKLSAIKLLLNKI encoded by the coding sequence ATGTATCCAACGGACTTAACCCAAACTCAGTGGCAATTTATAAAAAAAGCATTAGATTTTGATGACAGAAAACGAAAATATGATTTGGTTGTCATTTGGAATGCTATCAGTTATTTAGTAAAAACAGGCTGTCAATGGAGACTTTTACCTCATGATTTTCCCAAATGGCAATTGGTTTATTACTATTATTCAAAATGGTCAAATCTGGAGATTTTCGATTTATTATTATCAAAATTGAGAGAGGAAGTACGACGAAACAGGGGTCAGAAAGCGCAGGCAAGTTTAGGAATTATTGACAGTCAAAGTGTTCGTTGGGGAAATAACCGTTCACTCAATGGCTTTGACGGAGGTAAAAAAATAAAAGGAATCAAGAGACACGTTGTGGTAGACAAAAATGGTTTTTTGTTAGCCGTAATGGTAAGTGTAGCCAATGTTCATGAGAGTAAGGCTGCATTGTTACTGATCAAAACACTGCGATATTTACTAATTCCGCTTCAGGTAATCCTGGCGGACGGAGGTTATAGAGGAGAGATTATTGAGGAAATAAGAATTAAGTTTAATTATATCATTCAGATCGTAATGCGGAGTGACAAAAAAGTAAAAGGGTTTGAGCCAATTCATAAACGATGGATTATAGAGCGTACATTTGCTTGGTTTGATAACGATAGAAGATTATGCAGAAATTATGAACTCTTAATGGAATCCTCTGAAAACATGGTCAAATTATCCGCCATAAAATTATTACTGAATAAAATTTAA
- the bshA gene encoding N-acetyl-alpha-D-glucosaminyl L-malate synthase BshA — protein sequence MKIGILCYPTYGGSGIVATELGMSLANKGYEVHFISSALPARLDITNPNIFFHRVNVQTYPLFQYQPYDIALSSMIYRVVNLYKLDLLHAHYAIPYAYAAFTAKQMLKEDQNDIPLVTTLHGTDITLVGQHPSYKHAVEFSINKSDAITSVSESLKKDTLQFFNIKKPIQVITNFIDNSEFDECNECQRTQFADPDEKILIHVSNLRPVKRVEEVLQIFKNVNKKVKSKLIIIGEGPDMEKVNQFLEENPELISKIRLLGKVNDLYRILQLSDVFLLPSEQESFGLAALEAMAAYTPVISSNAGGIPEVNIQGETGYLAEIGNVEAMSNYTIKLLSNDELLAKMKINAKEQAIKFDLKNILPIYEEMYKTTIENFKNELSRV from the coding sequence ATGAAAATAGGCATACTTTGCTATCCAACATATGGTGGAAGCGGGATTGTAGCTACAGAATTGGGAATGTCTCTTGCCAACAAAGGCTATGAGGTTCATTTCATCAGTTCTGCACTTCCTGCAAGATTAGACATTACCAATCCGAATATTTTCTTTCATAGGGTGAATGTTCAGACCTATCCGCTTTTTCAATATCAACCTTATGATATTGCATTGAGTTCTATGATCTATCGTGTCGTAAATTTATACAAACTTGATTTACTTCATGCTCACTACGCTATTCCGTATGCATATGCCGCATTTACAGCAAAGCAAATGCTAAAGGAAGACCAGAATGATATTCCATTGGTAACTACCCTTCATGGTACAGATATCACGCTGGTAGGACAACATCCAAGTTATAAGCATGCTGTAGAATTTTCTATTAATAAATCAGATGCGATTACTTCCGTATCTGAAAGCCTAAAAAAAGATACCCTCCAGTTTTTCAATATTAAAAAACCGATTCAGGTAATTACCAATTTTATTGATAATTCTGAATTTGACGAATGTAATGAGTGTCAGAGAACTCAGTTTGCAGATCCGGATGAGAAAATATTGATTCATGTTTCCAACCTTCGACCGGTAAAACGTGTTGAAGAAGTTCTACAGATTTTTAAAAATGTCAATAAGAAGGTAAAATCTAAATTGATTATTATCGGAGAAGGACCTGATATGGAAAAAGTGAATCAATTCTTAGAGGAAAACCCTGAACTCATCTCGAAAATACGTTTGCTTGGAAAAGTAAATGACCTGTACAGAATTCTTCAGCTTTCCGACGTCTTCTTACTCCCTTCCGAACAAGAAAGCTTTGGTTTGGCAGCACTGGAAGCTATGGCAGCATATACTCCGGTGATCAGCTCTAATGCAGGTGGAATTCCGGAAGTAAATATCCAGGGAGAAACAGGATATCTTGCGGAGATAGGAAATGTAGAGGCGATGAGCAATTACACCATTAAATTACTGAGCAATGATGAACTTTTAGCCAAAATGAAAATAAATGCGAAAGAACAGGCTATAAAATTCGATTTGAAAAACATTCTTCCTATATATGAAGAAATGTATAAAACAACCATAGAAAATTTTAAAAACGAGTTGTCACGGGTATAA
- a CDS encoding C-type lectin domain-containing protein, giving the protein MTKKILLFMVLPLAISAQVGINTLEPTKTFDINGELRVRTLNQGEPTDEILSVDSDGNVRRISRDEFGGGTSGFNSTILGYDPQPSANRPQPPGAVPGGGTATELGCKQRPENNHIYCAYQLTQPINWFNAFDFAKQMGGYLVTMPGDAERIWVNTNIVASGTGYDLNNSIWIGFNKIRRPGNPDQLQWITGEEFRINWSTNPATTENWFAPGEPNNSGQNEGATHILSGGERRWNDLAGTVTSSNNRAMDQLIVEFNE; this is encoded by the coding sequence ATGACTAAAAAAATTTTACTTTTTATGGTATTACCGTTGGCAATATCCGCACAGGTAGGTATTAATACTTTAGAACCTACAAAGACATTTGACATCAATGGGGAGTTAAGAGTGCGCACTTTAAATCAGGGAGAACCGACTGATGAAATACTATCAGTAGACTCTGATGGAAATGTTAGAAGAATCTCCAGAGATGAATTTGGTGGTGGAACTTCCGGGTTTAATTCTACCATTTTAGGATATGATCCACAACCCTCTGCTAACAGGCCACAACCTCCTGGAGCTGTTCCTGGTGGAGGAACAGCTACTGAATTAGGCTGTAAACAAAGGCCTGAAAATAATCATATCTATTGTGCTTATCAGCTTACCCAACCCATTAATTGGTTTAATGCATTTGATTTTGCCAAACAAATGGGCGGCTATCTGGTAACAATGCCAGGGGATGCCGAAAGAATATGGGTCAACACCAATATTGTAGCTTCGGGAACAGGTTATGACCTGAACAATAGTATTTGGATAGGTTTCAATAAAATCAGAAGACCAGGAAATCCTGATCAATTACAATGGATTACCGGAGAAGAATTTAGAATAAACTGGTCTACCAATCCGGCTACAACGGAAAACTGGTTTGCACCAGGAGAACCCAATAACTCTGGTCAAAACGAAGGAGCTACCCATATACTATCAGGGGGAGAAAGAAGATGGAATGATTTAGCAGGAACAGTAACCAGTTCCAACAACCGTGCAATGGACCAACTCATTGTTGAGTTTAATGAATAA
- a CDS encoding IS1595 family transposase: MEIFKGQNLINFGKVFPDDDSCLGYLFDLKWKDGFVCTKCGNTSGCEKSGHKYHCYSCNHVESGTAGTLFHRVRFGLHKAFHIVFEMVNSSKGISSIQVGLRYGIRQPTAWTFMHKVRKAMESSKKYPMSDWVHVDEFVVGGMEEGKKGRSYNTQKTKAVVAVELSEKHQVKRVYIKAIDDYSAKSLTPIFEQHISESAKVVTDKWKGYLPLSKKYNIEQISSDQGKYFKQLHLIIHQIKSWIRTIPTHVSKKHVESYFNEFSYRINRSQNRNTIFHNIIQRMLNAKPLNYDKLIRKLSV; this comes from the coding sequence ATGGAAATATTTAAAGGTCAAAATCTTATCAACTTTGGAAAAGTCTTCCCAGATGACGATTCATGTCTGGGTTATTTGTTTGACTTGAAATGGAAAGACGGCTTTGTTTGTACGAAGTGCGGTAATACCTCAGGCTGTGAAAAATCAGGCCATAAATATCATTGTTATAGCTGCAATCATGTAGAAAGTGGCACAGCAGGGACGTTATTTCATAGGGTTCGATTCGGTTTACACAAAGCCTTTCATATTGTTTTTGAAATGGTAAACAGTAGTAAAGGGATCTCGAGCATTCAGGTAGGCCTTCGCTATGGCATCCGCCAACCCACGGCATGGACATTTATGCATAAGGTAAGAAAAGCCATGGAAAGCAGTAAGAAATATCCGATGTCTGATTGGGTTCATGTAGACGAATTTGTGGTAGGGGGAATGGAAGAGGGTAAAAAAGGCAGAAGCTATAACACACAAAAAACCAAAGCTGTTGTGGCGGTTGAACTTAGCGAAAAGCATCAGGTGAAACGTGTTTACATCAAAGCCATTGATGATTATTCTGCTAAATCCTTAACGCCTATTTTTGAGCAGCACATCAGTGAATCAGCCAAAGTGGTGACCGATAAGTGGAAAGGATATCTTCCCTTGAGTAAAAAGTATAACATTGAGCAAATCTCTTCAGATCAAGGAAAGTATTTTAAACAATTACACCTGATTATCCACCAGATAAAGTCTTGGATTCGAACCATACCCACTCATGTAAGTAAAAAACATGTAGAAAGTTATTTTAATGAATTTTCATACCGTATTAACCGTTCACAAAATAGAAATACCATCTTTCATAACATTATCCAAAGAATGCTTAATGCAAAACCTTTGAATTACGATAAATTAATACGGAAATTAAGCGTATAA
- a CDS encoding PspC family transcriptional regulator, producing MLDNIRHKMEREWFGVLTRMGAKLGIPVSKLRVFFIYSTFATAGFFFLIYLGLAFTLWIKDIFITRRPSVFDL from the coding sequence ATGCTTGATAATATCCGTCATAAAATGGAAAGAGAATGGTTTGGTGTTCTTACAAGAATGGGAGCCAAATTGGGAATTCCCGTCTCTAAACTTAGAGTATTTTTCATCTACTCTACTTTTGCTACAGCCGGCTTTTTCTTTCTGATCTATCTTGGCTTAGCTTTTACATTATGGATTAAGGATATTTTCATCACCAGAAGACCCAGCGTTTTTGATTTATAA
- a CDS encoding NAD(P)H-dependent flavin oxidoreductase: MFWANAISERLCIEYPIIQAPMFGISTPAMTSAASNRGCLGSLALADLSPDQSAQLIRNTKQLTDRPFAVNIFVHQIPEVTDSLKEKFIEVKEFIEELAKENSLEVHLPNFEDLKINTYHEQIDIIIEEGCKILSFTFGNLDGQSIQKLKENGVVLIGTCTSVKEALLLEKSGIDMICVQGIEAGGHRGTFDTESIPQIGGLSLLSQVYDAVSVPLMYAGGLYNAKTLLASKKLGAQGFQVGSVLLASQESAMKPFEKGRLERVQEEDILLTKSFSGRYARGIKNRFIEAIEDSDYILPYPYHNKLTGELRKAAKVNENDDFVNIWVGQSIHHYSEDSTSDILKSLILDVEKD, from the coding sequence ATGTTTTGGGCAAATGCGATAAGTGAAAGACTTTGTATAGAATATCCTATTATACAGGCTCCGATGTTTGGGATAAGTACACCAGCTATGACTTCTGCAGCATCCAACCGAGGATGCTTAGGGTCTTTGGCATTAGCCGATTTATCGCCAGACCAATCTGCACAATTGATCAGGAATACGAAACAACTAACAGATCGACCATTCGCAGTCAATATTTTTGTTCATCAGATTCCTGAGGTTACAGATTCTTTAAAAGAAAAATTCATTGAAGTCAAAGAGTTTATTGAAGAGCTTGCCAAAGAGAACTCTCTTGAAGTTCATCTTCCGAATTTTGAAGATCTTAAGATCAATACTTATCATGAGCAAATTGATATTATTATTGAGGAAGGTTGTAAAATACTAAGCTTTACTTTTGGAAATCTGGATGGTCAGAGTATTCAGAAACTAAAAGAAAATGGAGTCGTGCTTATCGGGACTTGCACGTCTGTAAAAGAAGCGCTACTGCTTGAAAAGTCAGGAATTGATATGATCTGTGTACAAGGAATTGAAGCAGGAGGACACAGAGGAACTTTCGATACTGAATCTATTCCACAAATCGGAGGGCTATCTTTGTTATCACAGGTATATGATGCCGTGAGCGTTCCATTAATGTATGCCGGTGGCCTTTATAACGCTAAAACATTATTGGCTTCAAAGAAATTGGGTGCGCAAGGTTTTCAGGTAGGAAGTGTTTTACTCGCATCTCAGGAAAGTGCGATGAAACCATTTGAAAAAGGCAGACTGGAAAGAGTACAGGAAGAAGATATACTTTTAACCAAAAGCTTTTCCGGACGTTATGCCAGAGGGATCAAAAATAGGTTTATTGAGGCTATAGAAGATTCGGACTATATTTTGCCTTATCCTTACCATAATAAATTAACCGGTGAATTAAGAAAGGCTGCGAAAGTGAATGAGAATGATGATTTTGTCAACATCTGGGTGGGGCAATCGATTCATCATTATAGTGAAGATTCTACGAGTGATATTTTAAAAAGTCTTATCCTTGACGTTGAAAAGGATTAA
- a CDS encoding glycoside hydrolase family 3 protein: MNKIVYTSLIIGLLISTKVTAQYLPKNISEVDIAKAHQWVDKTYQSLSQDEKLGQLFIVALYTNKDENHINQVRNIVTNDKIGGLILMQDDAAREINLVNEFQQKSKVPLMIGMDAEWGLFQRIAAAHKFPWAMTLGAIQDKALIHQMAAKIAEDCKRMGINWDFAPVVDVNTNPNNPIIGNRSFGSEVNNVISSALAYTNGLQDNNILAAIKHFPGHGDTSTDSHLDLPVVSHQLDRLNNIELAPFKALMDKGVGGVMVAHLYVPSLESGKGIPASVSKNIITGLLKEKLGYKGLIITDALNMGAVANKYKPGELDAMAFKAGNDIMLFSQGVSEGKKLIQKAIDNGEIVQSRVEESVKKILLTKYFLGLSQYTPKSPENINYDLNNDSHKNLVQNLYSNALTLLKDDQKLLPLGKKQVYYVPLEEAPYQTFASQLGLETQVIIKKANEINTIPANSTVVVGFHKDNSTAYKPYKISAESKKVLADLVKNQKVILDVFGSAYALKDIDISKVSTVLVSYENNNDSMTAAANALNGKTKIWGRLPVLINDQLRAGMGIDFNSISNTNTNVSSTTFTTSKQQ; encoded by the coding sequence ATGAACAAAATCGTTTACACTTCACTTATAATAGGTCTATTGATCAGCACTAAAGTTACAGCACAATACCTTCCTAAGAACATTTCTGAAGTAGATATTGCAAAAGCTCACCAATGGGTTGACAAAACATACCAATCTCTCTCACAGGATGAAAAACTAGGACAACTTTTTATTGTTGCACTTTATACCAATAAGGACGAAAACCATATCAATCAGGTAAGAAACATTGTTACTAATGATAAAATAGGGGGACTCATCTTAATGCAGGATGATGCAGCCAGAGAAATCAATCTGGTGAATGAGTTTCAGCAAAAATCCAAAGTTCCTTTAATGATCGGTATGGATGCAGAATGGGGACTTTTTCAAAGAATTGCAGCAGCCCATAAGTTTCCATGGGCCATGACACTGGGAGCCATCCAGGATAAAGCATTAATCCATCAAATGGCAGCCAAAATAGCTGAAGATTGCAAACGAATGGGAATTAATTGGGATTTTGCACCTGTAGTAGATGTGAACACCAACCCCAACAATCCTATTATAGGCAACAGAAGTTTCGGGTCTGAAGTCAATAATGTGATTAGCTCAGCTCTTGCTTATACTAATGGACTTCAAGACAATAATATCCTCGCAGCCATTAAGCATTTTCCTGGTCACGGAGATACCAGTACAGATTCTCATTTGGATTTACCTGTTGTTTCCCATCAGTTGGATCGTCTTAATAATATAGAGCTTGCACCTTTCAAAGCTCTAATGGATAAAGGAGTTGGAGGAGTAATGGTTGCCCATTTATATGTTCCTAGCCTGGAATCAGGAAAAGGAATTCCGGCTTCAGTTTCCAAGAATATCATCACAGGACTGTTAAAAGAAAAATTAGGATATAAAGGTCTTATTATAACAGATGCATTAAATATGGGTGCTGTTGCCAATAAATATAAGCCAGGTGAACTGGATGCTATGGCCTTCAAAGCCGGAAATGATATTATGCTCTTCTCTCAGGGAGTTTCTGAAGGAAAAAAATTGATTCAGAAAGCTATTGACAATGGCGAAATAGTACAATCAAGAGTGGAAGAAAGTGTAAAGAAGATTTTACTGACAAAGTATTTCTTAGGACTAAGCCAATACACTCCTAAAAGTCCTGAAAATATTAATTACGACCTGAATAATGACTCTCATAAAAACTTGGTGCAAAATCTTTATTCAAACGCCCTTACTTTATTAAAGGATGATCAGAAGCTCCTTCCGCTGGGTAAAAAGCAAGTCTACTACGTTCCGTTAGAAGAAGCTCCCTATCAGACCTTTGCCTCTCAACTAGGTTTAGAAACACAGGTCATCATTAAAAAAGCAAATGAAATTAATACAATCCCTGCTAATTCTACAGTAGTGGTAGGGTTTCACAAAGATAACTCCACGGCTTACAAGCCTTATAAAATTTCTGCTGAATCAAAGAAAGTATTGGCTGATCTGGTTAAAAATCAAAAAGTAATACTGGATGTTTTCGGAAGCGCCTACGCTTTGAAAGATATTGATATTTCAAAAGTTTCAACAGTACTTGTTTCTTATGAAAACAATAATGACTCAATGACTGCAGCAGCCAATGCACTCAATGGGAAAACAAAAATATGGGGCAGGCTTCCAGTGTTAATCAATGATCAGCTAAGAGCCGGAATGGGTATTGATTTCAATTCCATTTCCAATACAAATACAAACGTGAGTTCAACAACATTTACAACATCAAAACAACAATAA